The Megalobrama amblycephala isolate DHTTF-2021 linkage group LG7, ASM1881202v1, whole genome shotgun sequence genome window below encodes:
- the sparcl1 gene encoding SPARC-like protein 1, with the protein MKKDLFLFCFLVSALAAYVQSKPREKHQHVKHSPTPQEESVKLHDSKDGVLPTFLPFESSSQDEDMSEEKESHVVMKQAGAEELEGSEGGDKNTPLLLSEEALTQLLQVSEEAEETVEEDEDDNDGPEKDKEVKEMEEEGKENGESTMENEDEIEKSEGEDAKETDSSTDSEIPMDLDYAADRDASQPLYIKLEEAKASTINTMEKDMAETIKDVIPTATMDYDSQQSSNDSEDIAEEQEVPAEQTQDELKEPFQDTDNEKKKSDQQDEKNSIEPETTILSSGKKAKEKKKQKNESNRHGKTKAKKQRNNQQLEKMQSDQAGAMEANEEHAQRKDPEKVVEPTENTESKPRKKNGKWTRLVGMNPVQIRATMELYPDIRPTHRPSGQGVPADPCENFRCKRGKTCKINDENKPVCVCQEPSECPPSVNDFDHVCGTDNKTYDTSCQLFATKCGLDGTKIGHRLHLDYTGSCKFIAPCLESELVQFPLRMRDWLKNVLLQLYEHDSMSPGFLTAKQRIRVQKIYESERRLHAGDHTVELLLRDFEKNYNMYIYPVHWQFAQMDQHPSDRFLSHSELAPLRVPLVPMEHCTSVFFQKCDADKDKLVSFKEWCSCFGIKEEDMDSNLLF; encoded by the exons atgAAGAAAGACCTGTTTCTCTTCTGCTTTTTGGTCTCTGCACTGGCTGCATAT gTACAAAGTAAGCCTCGTGAAAAACATCAGCATGTCAAACACAGCCCAACTCCACAAGAGGAG tcaGTGAAGCTTCATGACAGTAAGGATGGAGTTCTGCCCACATTTCTACCTTTTGAGTCCAGCTCTCAGGATGAGGACATGAGTGAAGAGAAGGAAAGCCATGTGGTGATGAAGCAAGCGGGAGCAGAAGAGCTTGAAGGTTCAGAGGGAGGTGATAAGAATACACCTTTGCTCCTGAGTGAGGAGGCACTGACTCAGCTTCTGCAGGTCTCTGAGGAGGCAGAGGAAACTGTGGAGGAGGATGAAGATGATAATGACGGTCCAGAAAAAGACAAAGAAGTTAAGGAGATGGAGGAGGAGGGGAAGGAAAATGGAGAATCTACAATGGAGAATGAAGATGAAATTGAGAAGAGCGAAGGTGAGGATGCAAAGGAGACTGACAGCAGTACTGATTCAGAGATACCAATGGATTTGGACTATGCAGCTGACCGTGATGCTTCACAGCCACTATACATCAAGCTAGAGGAGGCCAAAGCTTCAACCATCAACACTATGGAAAAAGACATGGCGGAAACAATTAAAGATGTGATACCTACAGCCACAATGGACTATGATTCCCAGCAATCCAGCAACGATTCAGAGGACATTGCAGAGGAGCAGGAAGTGCCAGCAGAGCAAACCCAAGATGAGCTGAAAGAGCCTTTTCAAGAcactgacaatgaaaaaaagaagagtGATCAACAGGATGAGAAGAATAGCATTGAACCTGAAACTACTATTCTTTCTAGTGGCAAGAAAgcaaaggagaagaagaagcaAAAGAATGAAAGTAATAGACATGGAAAGACCAAAGCCAAGAAGCAGCGAAACAACCAGCAGCTGGAGAAGATGCAAAGTGACCAAGCAGGTGCAATGGAAGCCAATGAGGAACATGCTCAGAGGAAAGACCCTGAAAAAGTGGTGGAGCCCACTGAAAACACAGAGTCTAAACCCAGAAAGAAGAATGGAAAATGg ACTCGTTTGGTGGGGATGAATCCAGTACAGATCAGGGCCACTATGGAGCTTTACCCTGACATTCGACCCACCCATCGGCCCAGCGGACAGGGGGTGCCAGCTG ACCCCTGTGAGAACTTTCGCTGTAAAAGAGGGAAGACATGCAAAATAAATGATGAGAACAAACCCGTCTGTGTGTGTCAGGAGCCGTCAGAATGTCCTCCCAGTGTAAACGATTTTGACCAT GTATGTGGAACTGACAATAAGACATATGACACATCCTGTCAACTCTTTGCCACCAAGTGTGGCCTTGATGGGACCAAAATAGGCCACAGACTTCACCTGGACTACACTGGATCCTGTAAAT TTATTGCTCCATGTCTAGAGTCAGAGCTGGTGCAGTTCCCTCTGCGCATGCGGGACTGGCTGAAGAACGTGCTTCTGCAGTTATATGAGCATGACTCCATGTCTCCTGGCTTTCTCACAGCTAAACAAAGAATCAGG GTTCAGAAGATTTATGAGAGTGAGAGGCGTCTTCATGCAGGCGATCACACCGTCGAGCTTCTACTGCGGGACTTTGAGAAGAACTACAACATGTACATCTATCCAGTGCACTGGCAGTTTGCACAAATGGACCAACATCCTTCAGACAG GTTTCTTTCTCACTCTGAGCTGGCTCCACTACGTGTTCCCCTGGTTCCCATGGAGCATTGCACCTCAGTCTTTTTCCAAAAGTGTGATGCTGACAAGGACAAACTAGTCTCCTTCAAAGAGTGGTGCAGCTGCTTTGGCATTAAGGAAG AGGATATGGATTCCAATCTGCTGTTCTGA